In Salmo trutta chromosome 16, fSalTru1.1, whole genome shotgun sequence, a genomic segment contains:
- the cyp24a1 gene encoding 1,25-dihydroxyvitamin D(3) 24-hydroxylase, mitochondrial produces the protein MRAQIQKVPQIAELLKKNTVWLQHFKPTSSVCALDPKDAAMVAPCQQSLPSQTQSIYSIPGPTNWPLFGSLIELLRKGGLQRQHDALIDYHKKFGKIFRMKLGSFESVHIGAPCLLETLYRKESVYPQRLEIKPWKAYRDFRDEAYGLLILEGKDWQRVRSAFQQKLMKPTEVAKLDGKINQVLADFVSRIGQVTDNGRFEDLYFELNKWSMETICLVLYDKRFGLLHDNVNEEAMTFIMSIKTMMSTFGMMMVTPVKLHKKLNTKTWQAHTMAWDRIFSTAKVYIDKKIKHHTEATGLSDDFLCDIYRHSQLSKKELYATITELQIGGVETTANSLLWAIFNLSRNPCAQGKLLQEIREVLPANQTPSAEHLQRMPYLKACLKESMRLSPSVPFTSRTLDKDTVLGDYSIPKGTVLMINSHALGANEEYFEHSSLFKPERWLRESRPINPFAHVPFGIGKRMCIGRRLAELQLQLALCWVVRDYEVVATDCEPVDAIHSGLLVPNRELPVTFIRR, from the exons ATGAGGGCACAAATCCAAAAGGTACCACAGATAGCCGAATTGTTAAAAAAGAACACGGTTTGGTTGCAGCACTTCAAGCCAACATCTTCAGTGTGCGCCCTGGACCCGAAGGATGCTGCGATGGTTGCGCCTTGTCAACAAAGTCTTCCCTCGCAAACTCAGAGCATTTACTCGATACCTGGACCCACCAATTGGCCCTTATTTGGCAGTTTGATAGAACTACTCCGCAAAGGAGGGCTGCAAAGACAACATGATGCATTG ATTGATTACCATAAGAAATTCGGCAAGATTTTCCGGATGAAACTCGGCTCCTTTGAATCGGTCCACATTGGCGCACCTTGCTTGCTGGAAACGCTCTACAGAAAGGAGAGCGTTTACCCGCAGCGTCTGGAGATTAAACCCTGGAAAGCATACCGAGACTTCAGAGACGAGGCATATGGACTTCTTATTCT GGAAGGGAAAGACTGGCAGAGGGTGAGAAGCGCATTTCAGCAGAAATTGATGAAACCCACCGAAGTCGCGAAACTTGATGGAAAAATAAATCAG GTGTTGGCGGATTTCGTTAGTAGAATTGGACAAGTGACTGACAATGGACGATTTGAGGACTTGTACTTCGAATTGAATAAATGGTCGATGGAGA CCATTTGTTTAGTGCTCTATGACAAAAGATTCGGACTTCTGCATGACAACGTCAACGAGGAAGCAATGACCTTTATCATGTCCATAAAAACA ATGATGAGCACATTTGGCATGATGATGGTCACGCCAGTGAAGCTCCACAAAAAACTGAACACCAAAACGTGGCAGGCCCACACTATGGCATGGGACCGTATATTCAGCACAG CCAAAGTCTACATAGACAAGAAGATAAAGCACCACACAGAGGCAACGGGGCTCAGTGACGACTTTCTGTGTGACATCTACCGCCACAGTCAGCTGTCCAAGAAGGAGCTGTACGCCACCATCACAGAGCTCCAGATTGGAGGAGTGGAGACG ACTGCCAACAGCTTGCTGTGGgctattttcaacctctctcgtAACCCATGCGCTCAGGGGAAGCTGCTCCAGGAAATTAGAGAGGTTCTTCCTGCCAATCAGACTCCCAGCGCTGAGCACCTCCAGAGAATGCCCTACCTCAAGGCCTGCCTCAAGGAGTCCATGAG GTTATCGCCATCAGTTCCCTTCACGAGTCGGACCTTAGACAAAGACACTGTGTTGGGGGATTACTCCATTCCCAAGGGG ACAGTGTTGATGATCAACAGCCATGCTCTCGGTGCCAATGAGGAGTACTTTGAGCACAGTAGCCTATTTAAGCCAGAGCGTTGGTTAAGAGAAAGCAGACCCATAAACCCCTTTGCCCATGTGCCGTTTGGCATTGGGAAGAGGATGTGCATCGGGCGGCGTCTGGCAGAGCTACAGCTGCAGTTGGCACTCTGCTGG